The proteins below are encoded in one region of Vallitalea longa:
- a CDS encoding phosphodiester glycosidase family protein, whose translation MRKLFKKLFSVFVLIALVINNNVLFAGSTDNILYEDTEKETISSGITYEKITRLTEAGWVDVHIIEADLTNPYVKMDVMRNTDGFGIKESLTNIATENRAIAGVNADFFNMRNNPTDIIGFEYEKDGIIVGKHNFNAGGNSYGSFFLDANNMPFTDFMKMRLLVTSEDGEKELYIAGFNQVTAGDAAVYYDKFAMPDTKEIDERTPGLSKMVIEDNEVTYLSAPGELVTMPESGFVIAMPEETAFYCFQNFPVGTKIKVNTDTNIDLTNINLAISGGGKILTNGQISNEGYVVGRNQRHPRTAIGYNQSRDKLYMVVVDGRGSSIGANHDELGKILLDIGLYDAIHLDGGGSSTLVGRHLGNTYVNVFNKPSGGVQRKIANAIGVTSIAPTSDLHEIVVTADKTRVFKDIPISFTVLGHDKYYNPVVIYPDDINWQVEGVEGEWDNNIFYPSEAGVATITAEVNDITADMTVKCFDEPISMEINNEFSFLEPGEKTNLSILGIDEDGYRGEINSKNVKWEAVNKNIGEFIDGQFVAGKNFGQTIIKGTIGNTTVYGYVIVSLEQELVDSFENDTKIHGIVSSDTVTADTEVINEGQEGNNSIKLEYSFQQSEATQVAYVAFDNPYVFDQKLNKLGLWVEGNNMNHWLRGMITDAEGKQQLISFASSVDFEGWKYVTANVPQDMKYPVKLDRIYIASLRCPQEATFKLKFDGLTAHYAFDTSDLTLPNQEIYDPLGKKTIENPEMTMSVFGSTSSKNRLLDGIVQRNVLSQMENTSDVSLFVGNTDIQGNELNNDIVVWDNKYKVTDYDNVRIINLATSKNSMRLTDPNQWKRFVNDLNATEQKHIFITLDKNPLTFTDKRESELLRDILKDFHEKTGKNIFVINGSGYKFNIEYVEGIRYMDINGLWYKVHDDNKVDLNDKFYIINFNISADDISYNVTNVYPK comes from the coding sequence ATGAGAAAGTTATTCAAGAAGTTATTTAGTGTATTTGTTTTAATAGCTTTAGTTATTAACAACAATGTTTTATTTGCAGGTTCCACAGATAATATATTATATGAAGATACTGAAAAAGAAACAATCTCAAGTGGTATTACATATGAAAAGATTACTAGACTTACAGAAGCAGGATGGGTTGACGTACATATTATTGAAGCAGATTTAACCAATCCATATGTAAAAATGGATGTAATGAGAAATACGGATGGTTTCGGGATAAAGGAATCACTTACTAACATTGCTACAGAAAATAGAGCAATAGCTGGTGTTAACGCTGATTTCTTCAATATGAGAAATAATCCTACAGATATTATAGGATTCGAATATGAAAAAGACGGTATTATTGTTGGAAAACATAATTTTAATGCTGGCGGTAATTCATATGGTTCTTTTTTCCTTGATGCCAATAATATGCCATTCACTGATTTTATGAAAATGAGATTACTCGTAACTAGTGAAGATGGTGAAAAAGAATTATATATTGCTGGGTTCAACCAAGTAACTGCTGGTGATGCTGCAGTATATTATGATAAATTTGCAATGCCAGATACAAAGGAAATTGATGAAAGAACACCAGGATTAAGTAAAATGGTAATAGAAGATAATGAAGTAACTTATTTATCTGCACCAGGAGAACTTGTAACAATGCCTGAAAGTGGTTTTGTGATTGCTATGCCTGAAGAAACAGCTTTTTATTGTTTTCAAAATTTTCCTGTTGGGACTAAGATAAAAGTAAATACTGATACTAATATTGATTTGACCAATATTAATTTAGCAATAAGTGGTGGAGGAAAGATTCTAACCAATGGTCAAATAAGTAATGAAGGATATGTAGTCGGTAGAAATCAAAGACATCCCAGAACTGCTATCGGATATAACCAAAGTAGAGATAAATTGTATATGGTAGTTGTTGATGGAAGAGGTTCCAGCATAGGGGCTAATCATGATGAATTAGGTAAGATATTATTGGACATAGGTCTCTATGATGCTATTCACCTAGATGGAGGAGGTTCCAGTACTTTAGTTGGAAGACATCTAGGAAATACATATGTAAATGTATTCAATAAACCATCAGGTGGAGTACAAAGAAAGATTGCAAATGCTATTGGAGTAACTTCTATAGCGCCAACAAGTGATTTACATGAAATAGTAGTTACAGCTGATAAAACTAGGGTATTTAAAGATATACCAATTTCATTTACTGTATTAGGACATGATAAATATTATAATCCTGTAGTAATCTATCCTGATGATATAAATTGGCAGGTAGAAGGAGTAGAAGGTGAATGGGATAATAATATATTCTATCCAAGTGAAGCAGGAGTAGCGACTATAACGGCAGAAGTGAATGATATAACTGCTGATATGACTGTAAAATGTTTTGATGAACCTATTTCCATGGAAATAAATAACGAATTCAGTTTCTTAGAACCAGGAGAAAAAACTAATCTTAGTATATTAGGAATTGATGAGGATGGTTACAGAGGAGAAATAAATTCAAAAAATGTTAAATGGGAAGCAGTAAACAAGAATATTGGAGAGTTCATCGATGGACAGTTTGTTGCAGGTAAGAATTTTGGACAAACAATAATTAAAGGAACTATAGGTAATACGACAGTTTACGGTTATGTTATAGTTAGTCTGGAACAAGAACTTGTTGATTCTTTTGAAAATGATACTAAAATACATGGAATAGTATCGTCTGATACAGTTACTGCCGACACAGAGGTTATAAATGAAGGTCAAGAAGGCAATAATTCTATTAAACTGGAATATTCCTTTCAACAATCAGAAGCTACACAAGTAGCGTATGTAGCATTTGACAATCCCTATGTTTTTGACCAAAAACTAAATAAATTAGGATTATGGGTTGAAGGTAACAATATGAATCATTGGTTAAGAGGTATGATTACAGATGCTGAAGGAAAACAACAATTAATCTCTTTTGCATCTTCAGTTGATTTTGAAGGGTGGAAATATGTAACTGCTAATGTACCACAAGATATGAAATATCCAGTTAAACTAGATAGAATATACATAGCAAGTTTACGTTGCCCACAAGAAGCAACTTTTAAATTGAAATTTGATGGATTAACAGCACATTATGCATTTGATACTTCGGATCTCACGTTACCAAATCAAGAGATATATGATCCATTAGGTAAAAAGACTATAGAAAATCCAGAGATGACAATGTCTGTTTTTGGTAGTACCTCATCTAAGAATAGACTACTTGATGGAATAGTACAACGTAATGTGTTAAGTCAAATGGAGAATACTTCAGATGTTAGTTTATTCGTAGGAAATACAGATATACAAGGTAATGAGCTTAACAATGATATTGTTGTTTGGGACAACAAATATAAAGTTACGGATTATGATAATGTTAGAATAATTAATCTTGCGACTTCAAAAAATAGTATGCGATTAACTGATCCTAATCAATGGAAAAGATTTGTTAATGATTTGAATGCTACAGAACAAAAACATATATTCATAACACTTGATAAAAATCCTTTGACATTTACTGATAAAAGAGAATCTGAATTATTAAGAGATATACTAAAAGATTTTCACGAAAAAACAGGCAAAAATATTTTTGTAATAAATGGAAGTGGATATAAATTTAATATCGAGTATGTAGAAGGTATAAGATATATGGATATCAATGGTTTATGGTACAAAGTACATGATGATAATAAAGTTGATTTGAATGATAAATTCTATATTATCAATTTTAATATTAGTGCTGATGATATTTCATATAATGTTACTAATGTCTACCCAAAATAA